The following proteins are encoded in a genomic region of Catellatospora sp. TT07R-123:
- a CDS encoding ArsA-related P-loop ATPase translates to MLDVDAVLGDPRVRIVVCCGSGGVGKTTTAAALALRAAEKHGRRTVVLTIDPARRLAQSLGLTELDNTPRAVADVDGPGELHAMMLDMKRTFDEVVLTHTAPERAREIFANPFYQAMSSTFSGTQEYMAMEKLGQLRAGDRWDLIVVDTPPSRSALDFLDAPARLSRFLDGKMLRLLMVPARAGGKSMFNLVTASFGVFSKAVQKILGAQLLTDLSGFVSALDSTFGGFRERAEQTYRVLQDPQTAFLVVAAPEPDAVREASYFARRLGDERMPLVGLVLNRVHRSDLPELSAAQSAQAAAELSAEHAVTAQALEVHALLMRQVVRESVVSTDFTDEFPNVPVAYVPAQPTDVHDLAGLRTVGDALAS, encoded by the coding sequence ATGCTCGACGTGGACGCCGTGCTGGGTGACCCCAGAGTGCGCATCGTGGTGTGCTGCGGATCGGGCGGGGTCGGCAAGACCACGACGGCCGCGGCGCTGGCGCTGCGCGCAGCCGAGAAGCACGGACGCCGTACGGTCGTGCTCACCATCGACCCCGCCCGGCGCCTGGCCCAGTCACTGGGCCTGACCGAGCTGGACAACACCCCGCGCGCCGTCGCGGACGTCGACGGGCCGGGCGAGCTGCACGCCATGATGCTCGACATGAAGCGCACCTTCGACGAGGTGGTGCTGACGCACACCGCGCCGGAGCGGGCCCGCGAGATCTTCGCCAACCCCTTCTACCAGGCGATGAGCTCGACGTTCTCCGGGACGCAGGAGTACATGGCGATGGAGAAGCTGGGGCAGCTGCGGGCCGGGGACCGCTGGGACCTGATCGTGGTCGACACCCCGCCGTCGCGCTCGGCGCTGGACTTCCTCGACGCCCCGGCCCGGCTGAGCCGGTTCCTCGACGGCAAGATGCTGCGGCTGCTGATGGTGCCCGCGCGGGCGGGCGGCAAGAGCATGTTCAACCTGGTCACCGCGTCGTTCGGGGTGTTCTCGAAGGCGGTCCAGAAGATCCTCGGCGCGCAGCTGCTGACTGACCTGTCCGGGTTCGTGTCGGCGCTCGACTCGACCTTCGGCGGTTTCCGCGAGCGCGCCGAGCAGACGTACCGGGTGCTCCAGGACCCGCAGACGGCGTTCCTGGTGGTGGCCGCGCCCGAGCCCGACGCGGTCCGGGAGGCGAGCTACTTCGCCCGGCGCCTGGGTGACGAGCGGATGCCGCTGGTCGGCCTGGTCCTGAACCGGGTGCACCGCTCGGACCTGCCGGAGCTGTCCGCCGCGCAGAGCGCGCAGGCGGCCGCCGAACTGTCCGCGGAACACGCGGTGACCGCGCAGGCGCTGGAGGTGCACGCGCTGCTGATGCGGCAGGTGGTGCGGGAGAGCGTGGTGTCCACCGATTTCACCGACGAGTTCCCGAACGTCCCCGTCGCGTACGTGCCCGCTCAGCCGACGGACGTGCACGACCTCGCCGGGCTGCGCACCGTCGGCGACGCCCTCGCGAGCTGA
- a CDS encoding DUF4878 domain-containing protein: MTQPNDQQPSAEPGSSYPPAVDPYAAGPIDYPTATQPAVPLPPAAAPVEPTATLPVEPQPTYPAAPAPVPPAAPAVPVPPAVTPQPTYTQPTYTQPTYAAPAAPQPGYSAPTAPQPAFTTPTAAYPAPGEPAPQPVTGQPGYTAPGYTAPGQPTYPTAAYPTADQPVSAQPGYPVSGQPAYPGQPGYPAPGQPGYAPFPGAPVPPAKKGRLGMILGIIAGVLVLLCGAGGITAYFVLRNTEGIGAPTAKEATQSFLTAVYKNNDATAAEKLTCEGARDTDKIAAKIDQIKADKAKLKSPSFTWETPKISGETTTEATAAVTIKLVTSDEKMSEQDLTLTLVKHEGWFVCEVK; the protein is encoded by the coding sequence ATGACGCAGCCGAACGACCAGCAGCCGTCTGCCGAGCCGGGCAGCTCGTACCCGCCGGCGGTCGACCCGTACGCGGCTGGCCCGATCGACTACCCCACCGCTACTCAGCCCGCGGTGCCGCTGCCCCCGGCCGCCGCGCCGGTCGAGCCGACCGCCACGCTGCCGGTCGAGCCGCAGCCGACGTACCCGGCCGCGCCCGCCCCGGTGCCGCCCGCGGCTCCGGCCGTGCCGGTGCCGCCCGCGGTCACGCCGCAGCCCACGTACACCCAGCCGACGTACACCCAGCCGACCTACGCCGCCCCGGCCGCGCCGCAGCCGGGCTACAGCGCCCCGACCGCGCCGCAGCCCGCGTTCACGACCCCGACCGCGGCGTACCCGGCCCCGGGCGAGCCCGCGCCGCAGCCCGTGACGGGCCAGCCCGGCTACACCGCCCCCGGCTACACCGCTCCCGGCCAGCCGACCTACCCGACCGCGGCGTACCCGACCGCTGACCAGCCCGTGTCGGCCCAGCCCGGCTACCCGGTCTCCGGCCAGCCCGCCTACCCCGGCCAGCCGGGTTACCCGGCCCCCGGCCAGCCCGGCTACGCGCCGTTCCCCGGCGCTCCGGTGCCGCCGGCGAAGAAGGGCCGCCTGGGCATGATCCTGGGCATCATCGCCGGTGTCCTGGTGCTGCTCTGCGGCGCCGGCGGCATCACGGCGTACTTCGTGCTGCGCAACACCGAGGGCATCGGCGCGCCGACGGCCAAGGAGGCGACGCAGAGCTTCCTCACCGCGGTGTACAAGAACAACGACGCGACCGCGGCCGAGAAGCTGACCTGCGAGGGCGCCCGCGACACCGACAAGATCGCCGCGAAGATCGACCAGATCAAGGCCGACAAGGCGAAGCTGAAGAGCCCGTCGTTCACCTGGGAGACCCCGAAGATCTCCGGGGAGACCACGACCGAGGCGACCGCCGCGGTGACCATCAAGCTGGTCACCAGCGACGAGAAGATGTCCGAGCAGGACCTGACATTGACCCTCGTCAAGCACGAGGGATGGTTCGTCTGCGAGGTCAAGTAG
- a CDS encoding RidA family protein, with amino-acid sequence MSDPYAKLAELGLKVPEVVPPVAAYVPAVRTGNHVYVSGQLPMAEGKLLATGKVGAEITPEHAKELAARCALNGLAALEWLVGLDKVVKIVKVTGFVASAPGFSGQPGVINGASEVFGEVFGEAGRHARSAVGVGELPLNAPVEVELIAEIAD; translated from the coding sequence ATGTCTGACCCGTACGCGAAGCTCGCCGAGCTGGGCCTGAAGGTCCCCGAGGTGGTGCCCCCGGTGGCGGCCTACGTGCCCGCCGTGCGCACCGGCAACCACGTGTACGTCTCCGGCCAGCTCCCCATGGCCGAGGGCAAGCTGCTGGCCACCGGCAAGGTCGGCGCGGAGATCACGCCCGAGCACGCCAAGGAGCTGGCGGCCCGCTGCGCCCTGAACGGCCTGGCCGCGCTGGAGTGGCTGGTCGGCCTGGACAAGGTCGTGAAGATCGTCAAGGTGACCGGGTTCGTGGCGTCGGCGCCCGGGTTCTCCGGGCAGCCGGGCGTCATCAACGGCGCGTCCGAGGTGTTCGGCGAGGTGTTCGGCGAGGCCGGGCGGCACGCCCGCTCGGCGGTCGGCGTCGGTGAGCTGCCGCTCAACGCGCCGGTCGAGGTCGAGCTGATCGCCGAGATAGCCGACTGA
- a CDS encoding DUF4177 domain-containing protein, which produces MTKWEYVTVPLLVHATKQILDNWGADGWELVQVVPGPNPEQLVAYLKRPKAD; this is translated from the coding sequence ATGACGAAGTGGGAGTACGTCACCGTGCCGCTGCTGGTCCACGCGACCAAGCAGATCCTGGACAACTGGGGTGCCGACGGCTGGGAGCTGGTGCAGGTCGTGCCCGGCCCCAACCCGGAGCAGCTCGTCGCCTACCTGAAGCGGCCCAAGGCCGACTGA
- a CDS encoding WhiB family transcriptional regulator: MGMVNDWPSLAACRNGDPDALFVQGAEQNVAKRVCRGCPVRYECLADALDNRIEFGVWGGMTERERRALLRRHPHVASWKRAFEVAMQEQDRRELVRA; this comes from the coding sequence ATGGGCATGGTCAACGATTGGCCCAGTCTCGCGGCGTGCCGGAACGGAGATCCGGACGCGCTGTTCGTACAGGGAGCCGAGCAGAACGTCGCCAAACGGGTCTGCCGAGGCTGCCCGGTGCGGTACGAGTGCCTGGCGGACGCACTCGACAACCGCATCGAGTTCGGGGTCTGGGGTGGCATGACCGAGCGGGAGCGCCGCGCGCTGCTGCGCCGCCACCCGCACGTGGCCAGCTGGAAACGCGCCTTCGAGGTCGCCATGCAGGAGCAGGACCGCCGCGAGCTGGTCCGCGCCTGA
- a CDS encoding MBL fold metallo-hydrolase, giving the protein MTQQVGPVALPGWVTLVKAPNPGPMTLDGTNTWLLDDGTVIDPGPDDAAHLKAIMDAGPVRRILVTHGHPDHLDGVAPLAALTGATVGEAPGWVRELKTPGHTADSVCFVAERGAERVVFTGDTILGRGSSVVAWPDGDVGAYLASLDQLSAYPVPGLPGHGPVLPDCAAAAAWLRSHRLERLDQVRAAIVQGARTPTEVCEVVYADVDPALRFAAEWTVRAQLAYLETLSEL; this is encoded by the coding sequence ATGACGCAGCAGGTGGGCCCGGTGGCGCTGCCGGGGTGGGTGACCCTGGTCAAGGCGCCCAACCCTGGGCCGATGACCCTTGACGGCACCAACACGTGGCTGCTCGACGACGGGACGGTCATCGATCCCGGCCCGGACGACGCGGCCCACCTCAAAGCGATCATGGACGCCGGCCCGGTCCGCCGGATCCTGGTCACCCACGGCCACCCCGACCACCTCGACGGCGTCGCCCCGCTGGCGGCGCTGACCGGCGCGACCGTCGGCGAGGCGCCCGGCTGGGTCCGGGAGCTCAAGACCCCCGGCCACACCGCCGACTCCGTCTGCTTCGTCGCCGAGCGCGGTGCGGAGCGGGTCGTGTTCACCGGCGACACCATCCTCGGCCGCGGCAGCAGCGTGGTGGCCTGGCCCGACGGCGACGTCGGGGCATACCTGGCCAGCCTGGACCAGCTCAGCGCGTACCCGGTGCCGGGCCTGCCGGGCCACGGCCCGGTGCTGCCCGACTGCGCCGCCGCCGCGGCCTGGCTGCGCAGCCACCGCCTGGAGCGGCTGGACCAGGTGCGCGCCGCGATCGTCCAGGGAGCGCGCACCCCCACCGAGGTCTGCGAGGTCGTCTACGCCGACGTCGACCCGGCGCTGCGCTTCGCCGCCGAGTGGACCGTGCGGGCACAACTTGCCTACCTCGAAACGTTGAGCGAGCTGTGA
- a CDS encoding ArsA-related P-loop ATPase: protein MLNDSNAGPATRSAHDAAWPARLHVVTGKGGTGKTTVAAALAFALAAGGHRTLLVEVEGRQGLAQLFELEPLPYAERRLPDAGADVRLLAVDAEEALLEYLEMFYRMGRAGRALRKLGAIDFATTIAPGLRDVLLTGKVKEATTRADDAGRRTYRAVVLDAPPTGRIGRFLNVTAEAARLAKLGPIKTQSESVAALLRSPMTSVHLVTLLEEMPVQETTDAIAELSALNIPIGRIIVNCAHPPLLADAKVTQAELKRGLAAAGLPGDRRTVTTLLAEARDHQARHALEQQLRTELEALHRPMVELPLLPDGIDLAGVRHLAGLLRAAA from the coding sequence GTGCTGAACGACTCGAACGCCGGGCCGGCCACGCGCAGCGCACACGACGCTGCGTGGCCGGCCCGTCTGCATGTGGTCACGGGCAAGGGCGGCACGGGTAAGACGACCGTGGCCGCCGCGCTGGCGTTCGCGCTGGCCGCGGGCGGACACCGCACGCTGCTGGTCGAGGTCGAGGGGCGGCAGGGCCTGGCCCAGCTGTTCGAACTGGAACCGCTGCCGTACGCCGAACGCCGGCTGCCCGACGCCGGGGCCGACGTGCGCCTGCTCGCCGTCGACGCGGAAGAGGCGCTGCTGGAGTATCTCGAAATGTTCTACCGGATGGGCCGGGCCGGCCGGGCCCTGCGCAAGCTCGGCGCGATCGACTTCGCCACGACCATCGCCCCGGGCCTGCGCGACGTGCTGCTGACCGGCAAGGTCAAGGAGGCGACGACCCGCGCCGACGACGCCGGGCGCCGGACCTACCGCGCGGTCGTGCTGGACGCCCCGCCCACCGGCCGCATCGGCCGCTTCCTCAACGTCACCGCCGAGGCGGCGCGCCTGGCCAAGCTGGGCCCGATCAAGACGCAGAGCGAGAGCGTGGCCGCGCTGCTGCGCTCCCCCATGACCTCGGTGCACCTGGTGACCCTGCTGGAGGAGATGCCGGTGCAGGAGACCACCGACGCGATCGCCGAGCTGTCGGCGCTGAACATCCCGATCGGCCGGATCATCGTGAACTGCGCCCACCCGCCGCTGCTCGCCGACGCCAAGGTCACCCAGGCCGAGCTCAAGCGCGGGCTCGCCGCCGCGGGCCTGCCCGGCGACCGGCGTACGGTGACGACGCTGCTCGCCGAGGCGCGCGACCACCAGGCCCGCCACGCCCTGGAGCAGCAGCTGCGTACGGAACTGGAGGCGCTGCACCGACCGATGGTGGAGCTGCCGCTGCTGCCCGACGGCATCGACCTGGCCGGTGTGCGGCACCTCGCCGGGCTGCTGCGCGCCGCGGCTTAG